The window TACTATGACTCCTTCTCACCAGGCCTAGAGGAGGACAAGAAGGAGGCCCCGAGCCCAGGCACACCCACAGCCGCCTTCCCCCGGGACAGCTACAGTGGAGACGCCCTCTATGAGCTCTTCTATGACCCCGCTGAGGGCCCTGGGAGTCCGAGCCTGGATGACGACTTGTGCGTGTCCGAGAGTCCATCGGGGCCGGCACTGGGAGCCCCGTTGTCCATGTGCAGCTTCCATGTCGGTGCAGAGGAGAACCTGGCTCCTGTTCCAGGCCCAGACCTACTCAGCCAGGGCTTCTTGCAGAGCTCTTGGAGGGGCAAAGAGTGCCTGCTGAAGCTATGTGACACTGAGCTTGCCATCACCATGGGCATTATCAACTGGCTCCGCCGGGGCCCGGAGCTCCGTGCCTTGCCTGCCTCAGCTCTCAGAGAGCCGGCAACTCCCTCAGGAGGACTGGTGGAGAAACCAGGAGCTGGCTCTGAGAAGATGGGCCTAGGTCCAGTGAAACTGGATGGCAGGGGGCCCCAGTCTTTAGATGCAGGTAGAATCTCTATGAGCTCTATACCCAGCAGGAAGGAGCTGTGGGCATGTTCAGGTCCCAAGGGCCTGCTTGCTGGAGTGAGCAAGGTCCTAGCTGGGGCCAAGCAGGAGACCAAGTCTTCATCCTGTGACCCCTCTCTGGAGTGTGTACTGGTCTCTGGGGAACGAGGGATACAAGGCCACCCTGAAGGCTCATTCTCCCCTGTAGGGTCTGCAGCCGCCATGGGATCCAACACATCCAGGAAGAACAAGGTCCCACACCCATCTGTCTGGCCTGGTTCCCAGGAGCCCAGGCTGCCTAGGAACCTTGGGTGTTTCCAAGGTCCCTGGAGGCCAGGTCCTGGGGGAAGCACCATGGATTCAAAACTCACCCTGACAGGCTGTGTGGCCCAGGTGGAAGCCCTACAGATCAACCCAGACTGCCAGTCCCCTGCTGCTCAGCCCCCAAGACAAAACACAGGTAGTGGGCTCTGTGGGAAGCCTCAGGCCAGGGGCCCTGACATTCTGCAACAGGAACAGCCTAATGGCTTCCCTAACCTGGCTGCCATCTGTGGCCTGCCCTCCCTGGCCAACCCACTCCACATCCCACAGGACCAGAGATGCCCAGGCAGCATTCTGGATCTGAGTCAGCTCAGGGAGGAGCCCACCACGCTGAATGTCCAGGCCCATGTCTCTGTGGAGGACCAGCCCCTGCAGCTCAACTCAAGGGCTATAGAGCAGGCTGCACAGAGGGGCCAGCTGGACTTGTAGTGTGCCTCTGCCTGGGATCACTTGCCAGGAATTCTGGCCCTCACTTCCAACAGCTAGTGAGAGGGTCCCCCCCTCTGCAAGTGCCCAGAAAACCACTGCAGCTTTTCGGATCACAAGGGATCCTCTGCAACCAGCAGGAAGTAGGGGCTACCAGGACAGCACGACCGAGCCCCAGCTTTGGAACAGTTTTGCATCCTTGGGATCACATTCAGGAGAGTCTAAGACCCAAATCTCCATCCTTTGTTCCTGATGTGAGGACTGGAGGACTGTATTGGGGGGAAGGGAGTGTCAGTATTCAGACAGGAAGAGTGGGGCATTTTAACATGGAGGCATCCGTGCCTAAACCCAACAGCTCTGCCAGAAgaggtcctgggaagcccagggccaAGGACAACTGCAAAGCTGCCAGCGCTCTCAAAATGTTCCTCACCGatttcctcacacacacacacaaatgaacagTCTAAACCCAGGTGTCTAAACAGACCTGGGAATGTTTTGGGGATGGAAACAGTACATATTGTAAAGGGCACATATTGTGCTGATAAGTCTGCACAAGAATTGAGAGTAATAAATGTGAGTGAGGAATCCGAGACTTGGGTAGAAGCTTGAGACTAGGGGTTAGCTCAATAGTGTCTACTCACCCCACCTCCAGAATGAGCAGCCATAACTTATGGCTGAAGGGCTGAAGGGCCCTGAAGGGCTAAGGGAATCAGAATCAGGACCAGCCATCTTAGCAAGAGCCTTGAACCAGCAGATGCCACGCATTCCTGTGCAACCTTGCCAGGGCTGGCCAGACCCTGGAGACCCTGAACAGTGGGTGTTCCCTGTCACAAAACACCCCATACAAACAATGGTTTCCCCCCATTTGTGCACTCTAACTGATCTGTGGGTGGCAAGACGCTCTTGGGGAAGAAGCTGTCTGATCCTCCACACTGCCATTTCCACCCTCCGTGCTGCCAGCATCCTAGCTTCCTCTTTCAGGAAGGCTCACTTTTGAATGAAGCTGTATCCCCCAACCCCTCAAAAAAATCACAACATTTGCACAGCACCAAACATTCAGAATCACAAAGGGAAAGATGGGGCAGGAAGGGCAGGTGTCTGTCTGGCCAGCCTCAGGGCAGCAGACCAACAGCAAGCTCCTTGACGGGGTCTTCTATGATTAGATCCTGCCTCAGGTGCCCTGTTTCGTAGAGGTGAGAGGGGGGAGTATGCTACAGGCAGTGGAGCTGTTCCTGTTGCAGAATGTCAGGGCCCCTGGCCTGAGGCTTCCCGCAGAGCCCACTGCCTGTTTCTTGAAGAGTGATGAGGGAGGGATTCCAGACAGAGAGATGTAGTCTGACCACAGGCTGGGGCCACTCCTGATTGTCCGAGGCCTTGTTTTCAGGCTGGAACATGCTCTGCAGCTCTCATTAATAACTGTTCCCTGGGGCCTGCTATGGGAGGATGAGGGCAGCAAATGGGAGGCTCAAAGGGGCATGACAAAGCTGCTGAGCAGGCGCATTGGGACAGGACTCACGGGAGGCCAGGGCCAGCTCCTGGGGGCCACACTCGGCCCTTCGTCCTAGGACTGTCACAAGGACAGCCTTAGGGGCCCTGACATGAGCAGGTGCTGCATGTCAGCTGCTTTCCCGGTTTCTTACATGCAAACCAAGGCCATGGTGTGGATGTGACTTGCCCACATCATCCTCAGCCAGCAAGTGGGGTCCAGTTCTTAGCAGCCCCCACTGCAAACACCCCTCTCAAGGCCTCCACTCCTTCCTTCAGGATACAGATGTCTGGGGCCTCTGGGTGCCAGGAGTACACCTCCCTGTTACTTTGTACTGCACCTGAGCAGAGCGAGTACCCAGTAAATACTGCTGCAAGAATGAAATACCAAAAAGTTGTGCATGGTTTTCTGATTTCTTGCTGCCTGTGGGCCTGGGGTCTAGAGAGCAACAGAGTTGGGTTTAACTTGGCTGAACTTCTGATGAAGACTTCCTTGATATGACACAGTGACACATGGAGATGTGGAAGAACCAGCCCAGCCCAGAAGTACTGGGAAGGGTATGAACCAAGGTGGTCCCAGGACTCAGAGGCCATGGCAAAGAGGATGTACAGTGACCCAACAGCAGGGAAGCAGATATAAAGACCTGGGCCACGCCTACCTGCCCAGTGGCTCTCAATCTGTGGCGGATCTTAAGCAATGCTGGCACCGCAGAGATTATCCTTCAGCAATCTGAGTAGCAGACTCAGCAGTGGTCTGTGAGACATCTTGCTGGCAGAGTGAAGGAGGCCATGTGGTCTTCCTCTCGTGTTCTGTGAGCCAAGATTCCCTCAGCCCATCTCCCTTTATGTACCCCACTCTTCAGGCTGCCTTTCCCACCAAGAGGGATCCAGGCAGTACCAGTCTGACTGGGCTCCACAGGCCTCAAGTGTGTCCTTGAGGTGACCCACTGGTAGGAAGAGGGGAATTTTGGGAGTCAGCTCCTGGGACAGGTGTCTAACCCAGTGATGAGTGTAGAAGAGTTCTGTGTGGGGCACTTTCAGAACTCTGGTCAATTTCCAGTCCTTCTATTCACACATGGCTGTGGAAGTTATAGAAAGTTTTTCCCATGTAAAGTAACATCCTGGGAAGAAAGTCCAGTTGTCCCCAGCTCACAGCTGTCCCGGCGTCACACAGTGGTGGGGAACTGATATTCACCCTGGCGCCTGTGCACTGCGCTTCTGCCCTTCCAACCTTCTGAGGTTGAGTTTGAAAATGGGAGCTCTGGAAGGGATCCAGGCAGCCTCGCAGCTGAGCCTGACAGTGGGGTGGCTGGGTGGACCAGGAGGGCGGGGAAGTGAGCAGAAGGTGCTAGAATGGAAAAGGGGGTGAAGGCCAGCACAGGTTGGGGAAGACCCTGCAAACTACATTGAGGGTACGTCTTAGATTTCCTggctcttcattttatttatttgtttacttgcttATTTATATGAAGTGAGGACTGATACACCGAATACAGAACAATGAAAACTAAGTTTCTTCTAATTCCTCTCTTACCCCTGTTGTTTTGATTCAAAATCAATTTCCATTCACTACAAGCAATGCAAACAATGCCAAGTGCAGAGCCttagcttccctgtccttcttgaAATTGGATGTGTCCTCAGACCCTTTCTGTGCCCATGACATAAATACACATGActtgcaccttttttttttttttcactgcacaCTGTATCATAGACATCTTCCTTGGGCTTAGCAGGCATCAGCAGCATGCAGGTTCTCCACTCTCTTGAACAGCTTGCACAGCAGTCTCCTACAGGCGGCAAGTAATTTAGACACTCTGCTGCTGATGGATACTCAAGTTAATTTTCCATTTTAGCTGTTACAAACAATATTGCACTTCTTTTTTGCCTAAATGTTCTCTCTGAAAGTCCTCTTCAAAACTATGAAAATGAAACTTAACAAggaaaagatgcatttttttaaaatgaccagTGAATCCTGCTTCCATATCCCTACCCCAGTGCCAAACTATCTTAAGGTCCTGGTGTTGTTAATGGCCTGAGCTTCATGCTCATACCAACATACTACATACCTTCATCTTTGGAAGGGGAGAGGTTCGTTCTTTTGTTATTATGTGTAAGGCCTTGGAATTTGTCATTTTCCTCCTTACAAGAAAAAGGTGGACAAACTGAAAATCCATGATTTTCTTGACCTGTCAGAGAATGAGATCACAGAGCAAATAATTTCTCTGAAGCCTGGAGACACAAGTACATCCAGAGAATGAGGCAATTGAGACCTGGAGCAGAAGCGTCAAGATTATGAAGAACTGGTAGGAGCATTTAGGGAGTAATTTTGATAAACTGCTATGACTGAGCAGGCAGGTATAAAGGGTTTGGCAGTAAATGGGGTGCCCATACATTCATGGCTTTCTTCCAGAAACCATTCTATATTTTCAGGGTGGGGACGAACGTCCCCTCATGGGCCTGGCAAAGAGAGAATAGCCATTGTGAAACCCTCCATATTCTTCTCCCTAACAGGCCTGTGTAAAGGGGAGAGACTTCCTAGGGGGGATATTTTGAAGCCTTTTCCAAGCTGAAAGAAGGGAATTCTACCCAATCCCATACATTTCTAGCCTTACTGTCTCACTTAAGAAAAACATAGACAgatagaaagacagaaagaaagggatAGTTAACCAGAAGAGGATTccaaaataaaaaccagaaatgGTGAGCCAGAAGGAACTAGGGTTTCAGAAGGCTTTACCCTACCCCGGCATCACAGGTCTACAAAAGATTGAGACTGATTAGAAGCTCAGAAGATAAGGGCACATTCTCCTGCTTCCAAATAAACCTATCTCCACACTAAAAAGCCTCAGTAATAAGAACTGTGGATTAAAACTAAAAGAGCTATGAGACAAAGACTCACTAAAGATCAGAAGAAAGGGGAGCCACAGAGAAACGGAGGGAGGGAAAATAAGCCCATTACAGTAATACAAAGCCTCTGGTGCTTATATAAGAAGTAAGGAAATAGTCCACCTCTTAGCCAGATTAACATAAACCCGCACACTAAAAACCTATTTACTTCACTACCTGTTACCCTATACAATCTCTGACTTTCAGCTGAAAACTATTTgctaaaggcaaaaggaaacaATGTCTGAGGAACAAATATATTGCCAGAACTAGTCACAGGTGTTGGAATTAtcacattaaaattataaaatgagtgATTAATATGCTGAGAGTTCTAATGAAAAAAGTAGGCAAAATGCAAGAACAGGAGGAAATACAGCTGACAGGAAAAATTCcaaggaagaaatcaaaagaaactgTTAGACATCAAAAACACTGTACATTAAATGAAGAATCCCATAAATGAGCTTATCAGTAGACTCACCATAGTTTAGTAAAGAATCTTGAGTTTTTGATCTTTCCTGGgcgtccagtggtcaagaatccccctgctgatgcagggcacatgggttcaatccctggtccaggaagattccacatgccatggagcaagtgagcacatgcaccacagctactgagtccacgTGCAGCTATATGCCTACCCTCCGTGCACAAGAGAAGCcctcacagtgagaagcccatgcatccaAGGACGAGTATCTCCCACtcatcacaaccagagaaagcctgagcacagcaatgaagatgcggtgcagccaaaaataaatcaaaataaataaattttaaaatttaaaaataaaaaaataataagaatctGTGAGTTTTATTAGAAAATACCTGAGACAAACAAAAATGAGACACAATATACCCAAACTTGAGGGATACAGAGAAAGCAGTACTAAGAAGAAAATTTATTGCTGCAATGCATAtgctaaaaaagaataaagatctcAAATTAATAATCTAACTTTATATTCATaatttaaggaactagaaaaagaagaaatactaaCCCAGACCCAGCAGAAAGAAAGACATAATAAGCCTTAGAATGGAGATAAATACaatgcagaagagaaaaaaacgGGAAAATGTCATCAAAAttaaagttggttctttgaaaagatcaactaAATAGACAAAACTTTAGTTTAGACTGTGAGCAAGAGAGAGAAGACTTAAAAgtattaaaatcagaaatacatAAGTGGAGATATTaccaattttataaaaattaaaatgataataagagAATGCTATGAACATTTATATCAACAAATTGCATaatctagatgaaatggacaaattactAGAAATATACATCTATCAGaaatgaatcatgaagaaattaaaaatctgagGATAATAGATCTATAACTAGCAAAGAGACTGagtcagtaattttaaaaaaacctttcaaTAACAAAAGGCTCAGGACAAGATGACTTAACTGGCGAATTCCATCAAATGCTCAAGGAAGATTTAACATCAATCACCCTGAAACTCTCCCAAACCTTTGAAGAGATGGGAACAGTTTGtaactcattccatgaggccaacactgccctgataccaaagccagacaaagacactacaagaaaactacatattaatatttcttatgaatatatgatacaaaaattctcaacagaaTAGtggcaaactgaattcaacagcaCAGTAAAATGATTACACACGCCAAGACCAAGTGAGTTTTGTTCCTAAagtgcaaggatggttcaatatatgaaaaacaaaatatgtaaTACTATGCCATTAATAAGATGAAGGAAAAAAGCACGTGATCATCTCAACTCaagcagaaaaaacatttgataacATTCAGCagcctttcatgataaaaatactcAGAACACTAGGAATAGAAAGAAATATCCTCAATACAATAAAGAGAATTTATTAAAAGCTCACAGTTAACATTACTCTCAATGGTAAAAGACTGAAACTTTTTCCTAAGATCGGAAATaaaacaaggatgcccactttcacccTTCTATTGGACACATATTGGAAGCCAGAGCaactgtgaaagaaaaagaaacaaagtacatccaaattggaaaagtagaattatttctgtttgcagacaaaatgattttaaaaataaaaattctgaagaCCCACAAAAAAACTGCTAGAGCTAATAAATTAATTCAGCAAAGTTGAAGgattaaaaaatcaacaaatataagttgaaattttggaaattttgaaaatatgctaaaaatgaacaatccaaaaaggaaattaatgaaacaatttttagcataaaagtaaaatactttggaataaatACAACCAAGGAGGCAAAACAATCATAcattgaaataatatttcaataatatttcagcaataaaatattgttgaaaaaattttaagacacaaATAAGTAGAAAGATATGTTCAAGGACTGgaagatttattaatttatttttaggaaTTGAATCTGTCTTTATTATGAAAAGTATTGCTATTTGAACAATATAAAGTGTTCAAATATTTAAACACAATCTGTTTTCCACTTATTTAGGTTCTCtttatgttttatagttttcatagtAGAagcctttcactttcttgattaattctgaaatattttctgtgatttaaaaatttttattggagtatagttgatgtacaatgctgtattagtttcaggcatagAGCAAAGTGAATAAATTATGCATATGCATAAATTCActttgttttagattcttttcccatataggttaatATGGAATatagagcagagttccctgtgctgggcTATCTGTGTTATATagaagcttcccactagttatttattttacgcatggtagtatatataagtcaatgctactttctccattcattctcttgctcctgctgtgtccacaagttccttctctacatctgtgtctccatttattCCCTATAAATAGGCTcaccagtatcatttttctagattccatacatatgcattaatatatgatatttgcttttctaacttacttcactctgtataacagactgaaatttgttcattttatggcttgagtaatattccatttggggcttccttggtggttcagtggtagagatTCTGACTGCCAATGGAggaaacgcaggttcaatccctgggtcaaggagatcctctggagaaacagatggcaacctactcttgtatttttgcctgggaaatcccccggaccgaggatcctggcaggctatagtccatggggctgcaaaagagtcagatgcaactttgcaaccaaacaacaaaaacaatattccatatgtaccacaacttctttatccattcacttgtcagtggacatctaggttgcttccatgacctggctaatggaaatagtgctgcaatgaacactgaggtccatgtgtctttttgaattgtggttttctcagggtatatgcccagaaagtgggattgctgggtcatataatagatttattcctagttttctaaagaatctccatactattctctatagggctatatcaatttacattcccaccaacagtgtaagagggttccttttccttcacatcttctccagcatttattgtttgtagatttttttgatgatggccactctgattggtgtgaggtgaaacctcattgtagttttgatttgcatttctctaataatgagcaacgttgaacatcttttcatgaatttgttagccatctgtatatcttctttggagtaatatctgtttaggtctttttcctactttttgattgggttgttcatttatttgatttgagctacatgagctggttatattttggagatgaatcctttgtcagttgcttcatttgcaattattttctcccattctgagggctgttgCTTTATCTTGGTTATAGTTTCAttttctgtgcaaaagcctttaagtttaattaggccccatttgtttattttgtttttatttccattactctgggaggtgggttcaaaGAGGTTCTTGCTATGTATCTTCTGCAGTGGTCTGCCTATATTTTtctctaagggttttatagtttctggccatacatttaagtctttaatccattttgagtttacttttgtgtatggtgttaggaagtgttctactttcattcttttacatgtagctgtccagttttccaggcaccaattattgaagaggctgtcttttttcctttgtatattcttgcctcttatGTCAGGGGTAAGATCCCCATAAGTGCAAAAGCTTCTCTCTCAACTTTCTCTCTTATTCCATtagtctatattctttttttaaaaaaattatttattttttattaaggataattgctttacagaattttgctgttttctgtcaaacctcaacatgaatcagccataggtatacatatatcccctcccttttgaaactccctcccatctccctccctatcccacccctctaggttgatacagagcccctgtttgagtttcctgagacatacagcaaattcccattggctatctattttacatatggtaatgtaagtttccatgtttctCTTTCCATATAGCTCACCCTCTCCCCACATCCATAAGTCTATTCCCTATGTCTGTTTTTTCCAttttgccctgtaaataaaatcttcagtaccatttttctagattccatatatatacattagaatatgatgtttatctttttctttctgactcacttcactctgcataaaataggctctgggttcatccacctcatcaaaactgactcaaatgtgttcctttttatgactgagtaatattccattgtgtatatgtaccacaacttctttatccattcatctgtcagtggacatctaggttgcttattgtaaatagtgctgcaatgaacaatgggatacatgtgtctctttcaattttggtttcctctggatatatgcctaggagtgggattgctgggtcatatggtcattttattcctagtttttcaaggaatctccataccatcttccatagtggctgtatcaatttacattcccatcaagagtgcaagagcattcctttttctcaacaccctctccagcatttattgtttgtagactttttgatgatggccattctgaccagtgtgaagtcattgtagttttgatttgcatttctctactaatgagtgatgttgagcatcttttcatacatttgttatccatctgtatgtcttctttggagaaatgtcagtttaggtcttcttcccactttctgattgggttgtttgtttttctggtattgagttgtatgagctgcttgtatattttagaaattaatcctttgtcagttgtttcattt of the Bubalus kerabau isolate K-KA32 ecotype Philippines breed swamp buffalo chromosome 3, PCC_UOA_SB_1v2, whole genome shotgun sequence genome contains:
- the AMER3 gene encoding APC membrane recruitment protein 3, giving the protein MELKRGKTFIKSSLQIDHEKPPDPAATALTTEDALSLGGQQLPHSERGPQVSPSTQGYNRCSDREAQPDTSGGPAALCGATFKLVRKSKNHDSVPRADRAATATGQLVGSASFPGTPSSQRMIDYRHFVPQMPFVPAVAKSIPRKRISLKRPKKCFRNLFHIRRNKTENLPSTKGEGLSSPEGPSETGGQRGIAFLPLGEELGLDGQCQDLSDSEFLPDSSFDLCRALCEDVASLKSFDSLTGCGEIFADESSVPSLELNEGLASPAQRSQASDSKTSRGPFQGSIEQLASPAQHEMSDFAKFWDHVNHSVRQQQHALLGLWLGGPQASDTDQPRPDAARLAELPLCPCRDPHSSSKASSTDTGTPKSERPESVSTSDEGYYDSFSPGLEEDKKEAPSPGTPTAAFPRDSYSGDALYELFYDPAEGPGSPSLDDDLCVSESPSGPALGAPLSMCSFHVGAEENLAPVPGPDLLSQGFLQSSWRGKECLLKLCDTELAITMGIINWLRRGPELRALPASALREPATPSGGLVEKPGAGSEKMGLGPVKLDGRGPQSLDAGRISMSSIPSRKELWACSGPKGLLAGVSKVLAGAKQETKSSSCDPSLECVLVSGERGIQGHPEGSFSPVGSAAAMGSNTSRKNKVPHPSVWPGSQEPRLPRNLGCFQGPWRPGPGGSTMDSKLTLTGCVAQVEALQINPDCQSPAAQPPRQNTGSGLCGKPQARGPDILQQEQPNGFPNLAAICGLPSLANPLHIPQDQRCPGSILDLSQLREEPTTLNVQAHVSVEDQPLQLNSRAIEQAAQRGQLDL